The following proteins are encoded in a genomic region of Eriocheir sinensis breed Jianghai 21 chromosome 2, ASM2467909v1, whole genome shotgun sequence:
- the LOC127002142 gene encoding protein extra-macrochaetae-like: protein MKMRAQRCVSPVQAVMGVVDGKVHKAPPKTEGAEVLMYMERLQHLVPFCPKDRPVTKLELIQSVIDYIYDLEDALSSSEEDSSSEEEMECVESS, encoded by the coding sequence ATGAAGATGCGGGCTCAGCGCTGTGTGTCCCCCGTGCAGGCCGTCATGGGCGTGGTGGACGGCAAAGTGCACAAGGCGCCGCCCAAGACTGAGGGCGCCGAGGTGCTCATGTACATGGAGCGCCTGCAGCACCTAGTGCCCTTCTGCCCCAAGGACCGCCCCGTCACCAAGCTGGAGCTGATTCAGTCCGTCATCGACTACATCTACGATCTCGAGGACGCCCTCAGCTCCTCTGAGGAAGACTCGTCCtcggaggaagagatggagtgcGTCGAGAGTTCCTGA